The Yersinia intermedia genome window below encodes:
- a CDS encoding dicarboxylate/amino acid:cation symporter, protein MKVSIFKSLYFQVLTAITLGVLLGHFYPDIGAQMKPLGDGFVKLIKMIIAPVIFCTVVTGIAGMESMKAVGRTGAIALLYFEIVSTIALLIGLVIVNVVQPGAGMNIDPATLDAKAVALYAEQASQQGIVPFLLDIIPGSVVGAFASGNILQVLLFAVLFGFALHRLGEKGQLIFNVIESFSRVIFGIINMIMRLAPIGAFGAMAFTIGKYGVGSLVQLGQLIICFYATCILFVVVVLGSIARFNGFNIFKFIRYIKEELLIVLGTSSSESVLPRMLDKMEKAGCKKSVVGLVIPTGYSFNLDGTSIYLTMAAVFIAQATNTHMDIIHQVTLLVVLLLSSKGAAGVTGSGFIVLAATISAVGHLPLAGLALILGIDRFMSEARALTNLVGNGVATIVVAKWCKQLDNDQLQAVLSNKVPPNSEIKNGLSSS, encoded by the coding sequence ATGAAAGTTTCAATATTTAAAAGTCTTTATTTTCAGGTGTTAACGGCAATTACCTTGGGCGTATTGTTAGGGCACTTTTACCCCGACATCGGCGCGCAGATGAAACCTCTGGGTGATGGATTTGTTAAACTAATTAAAATGATTATCGCACCCGTGATTTTCTGTACCGTGGTTACCGGTATCGCGGGCATGGAGAGTATGAAGGCCGTTGGTCGTACTGGCGCGATTGCACTGCTCTATTTTGAGATTGTCAGTACCATTGCACTATTGATTGGGCTGGTGATTGTGAACGTGGTGCAACCTGGTGCTGGTATGAATATCGACCCAGCAACTTTGGATGCCAAAGCAGTTGCACTTTATGCTGAACAAGCCTCGCAACAAGGGATCGTGCCATTCTTGCTGGATATCATCCCAGGTAGTGTGGTGGGGGCGTTTGCCAGCGGTAATATTTTGCAAGTGTTACTGTTTGCTGTTCTGTTCGGTTTTGCCCTGCACCGTTTGGGTGAAAAAGGTCAGCTCATCTTTAATGTTATTGAGAGTTTCTCCCGCGTTATCTTCGGTATCATCAACATGATTATGCGCCTGGCGCCGATCGGGGCTTTCGGTGCGATGGCCTTTACTATCGGTAAGTATGGTGTGGGCAGCTTAGTGCAACTGGGTCAGTTGATTATTTGCTTCTACGCGACCTGTATTCTATTTGTGGTGGTCGTGCTTGGGTCGATTGCGAGATTCAATGGCTTTAACATCTTCAAGTTTATCCGCTATATAAAAGAAGAACTGCTGATCGTATTGGGGACGTCATCTTCTGAGTCCGTGCTACCGCGCATGCTCGATAAGATGGAGAAAGCAGGGTGTAAGAAATCCGTCGTGGGGTTGGTTATCCCGACCGGTTACTCATTTAACCTGGACGGCACCTCTATTTACCTGACCATGGCTGCGGTGTTTATTGCGCAGGCAACCAATACCCATATGGATATTATTCATCAGGTCACATTGCTGGTGGTATTGTTGCTTTCCTCCAAAGGTGCGGCCGGTGTCACAGGCAGTGGCTTTATTGTGTTGGCGGCGACCATCTCTGCGGTTGGGCATTTGCCACTGGCTGGACTGGCGCTGATTCTGGGTATCGACCGCTTTATGTCCGAAGCTCGTGCCCTGACAAATCTGGTGGGTAACGGCGTTGCAACTATTGTGGTTGCCAAGTGGTGTAAACAACTGGATAACGACCAGTTGCAGGCAGTGCTATCAAACAAAGTACCGCCGAATAGTGAGATAAAAAACGGTCTTTCTTCTTCGTAG